A portion of the Candidatus Zixiibacteriota bacterium genome contains these proteins:
- a CDS encoding methylmalonyl-CoA mutase family protein, which yields MAEREMKTTSGIVIPRVVEEDNAPRNKSRQDAPGEYPYTRGIYSDMYRGKIWTMRQYAGYGSATETNRRFKYLLERGQTGLSVAFDLATQIGYDSDHRMARGEVGRTGVAIDSLHDMETLFDGIPLDKVSTSMTINATAVILYAMYIAVGKKQGVRPDQLTGTVQNDILKEFIARGTYIFPPKPSMRVITDIFAFAEKQTPRYNTVSISGYHIREAGSTAAQEVAFTLSNAIAYVDAALEAGLTIDSFAPRLSFFFVAYNDLFEEVAKFRAARRLWAKIVKEKYGAKDERSLLLRFHTQTGGSTLTAQQPENNIIRTTVQALAATLGGTQSLHTNAFDEALGLPTEKSAEIALRTQQILANESGVANSADPLGGSYFVEYLTDELEKKITEIMEHIRKLGGSVQCVENGYFKNEIAKSAYEYQKNIESEQMIVVGVNRYRQEKVEIPVVLKIDPESERRQIEALIKLKASRDSSAVTKSLALVKESAVKNDNIVPSVLAAVENYCTVGEISDTLRNTWGEYHDNR from the coding sequence ATGGCCGAGCGCGAAATGAAAACGACTTCAGGCATTGTGATTCCGCGAGTCGTCGAAGAAGACAATGCCCCCCGAAATAAATCGAGGCAGGACGCACCGGGGGAATATCCTTACACACGAGGGATCTATTCCGATATGTATCGCGGCAAGATATGGACGATGCGCCAATATGCCGGTTATGGCAGCGCGACTGAAACAAATCGACGATTCAAATATCTTCTGGAGCGCGGCCAGACCGGACTTTCGGTAGCCTTTGACCTTGCTACGCAAATAGGCTATGACTCCGATCATCGCATGGCGCGCGGTGAAGTCGGACGCACGGGTGTGGCCATTGACTCGCTTCACGATATGGAAACGCTCTTCGACGGCATCCCGCTCGATAAAGTTTCAACCTCGATGACTATCAACGCCACCGCGGTTATCCTCTATGCGATGTATATCGCGGTTGGCAAAAAACAAGGGGTGAGACCTGATCAATTGACCGGCACGGTGCAAAATGACATTCTCAAAGAGTTTATCGCCCGCGGGACTTATATTTTTCCGCCAAAGCCGTCAATGCGCGTAATCACCGATATCTTTGCTTTTGCAGAAAAACAGACACCCCGATATAACACAGTATCCATTTCCGGCTATCATATTCGAGAGGCCGGATCGACCGCTGCACAGGAAGTTGCTTTTACATTATCAAATGCCATTGCCTATGTCGATGCCGCACTTGAAGCGGGCTTGACGATAGATTCATTCGCCCCGCGTCTGTCCTTTTTCTTCGTAGCCTACAATGACCTTTTTGAAGAAGTAGCAAAATTCCGCGCGGCCCGGAGACTCTGGGCGAAGATTGTCAAAGAAAAGTACGGCGCAAAAGACGAACGCTCGCTGCTGCTTCGCTTTCACACCCAAACCGGCGGCTCGACATTGACCGCCCAACAGCCGGAGAATAATATCATTCGCACAACCGTGCAGGCACTTGCCGCGACTCTTGGCGGGACGCAATCCTTGCACACGAATGCTTTCGATGAAGCGCTGGGACTGCCGACCGAAAAGTCGGCCGAAATCGCTCTTCGCACTCAGCAGATTTTGGCCAATGAGTCCGGTGTCGCAAATTCCGCCGATCCGCTTGGCGGGTCGTATTTTGTTGAATATCTTACTGACGAACTTGAAAAGAAGATTACCGAAATTATGGAACATATTAGAAAACTGGGCGGGTCGGTGCAGTGTGTCGAAAACGGATATTTCAAAAATGAAATTGCCAAATCTGCCTATGAGTATCAAAAAAATATCGAATCAGAGCAGATGATCGTTGTGGGTGTCAATCGTTACCGTCAGGAGAAAGTGGAAATTCCAGTAGTGTTAAAGATTGACCCGGAATCGGAACGCCGCCAAATTGAGGCGTTGATAAAGCTGAAGGCTTCCCGAGATTCTTCGGCGGTTACAAAGAGTTTGGCGTTGGTAAAGGAATCCGCAGTGAAAAATGACAATATCGTCCCATCGGTGCTGGCCGCTGTCGAGAATTACTGCACCGTGGGCGAGATTTCCGATACGTTGCGAAATACTTGGGGAGAATATCATGACAATAGATAG
- a CDS encoding acetyl-CoA carboxylase biotin carboxyl carrier protein subunit yields MPRYTVTIDEHEFDIHLDFATGNSGKLQATVNGRNCLVESYPLGTRQSGESRMLMLVDNHTAEVDVRNSETYGEKSVLISGIEIPVTIEDYSLAQMRKTAGTTLGHAVETTLKAPMPGMVLHIKVSPGDKIKKGETLVVIEAMKMENSIKAKADGTVKSIHIETGRSVEKGDRLVEFI; encoded by the coding sequence ATGCCTCGCTATACGGTAACAATTGACGAGCACGAATTCGATATTCATCTGGACTTTGCGACTGGCAATAGTGGAAAACTTCAGGCGACAGTCAATGGAAGAAATTGTCTGGTCGAGAGCTATCCGCTCGGAACAAGACAAAGCGGCGAGAGTAGAATGCTCATGCTTGTAGACAATCACACGGCGGAAGTCGATGTGAGGAACAGCGAGACCTACGGCGAAAAGTCTGTTTTGATTTCAGGCATTGAGATTCCGGTGACGATCGAGGATTATTCGTTGGCACAAATGCGAAAAACCGCTGGGACAACTTTGGGTCATGCTGTCGAAACGACTCTCAAAGCGCCTATGCCCGGAATGGTTTTACACATCAAAGTTTCGCCCGGCGACAAAATTAAAAAAGGGGAGACGCTGGTTGTAATTGAAGCCATGAAAATGGAAAACAGCATTAAAGCCAAAGCCGATGGGACGGTGAAATCCATCCATATCGAAACCGGACGGTCTGTCGAAAAAGGAGACAGATTGGTGGAGTTCATTTGA